The proteins below come from a single Mytilus edulis chromosome 5, xbMytEdul2.2, whole genome shotgun sequence genomic window:
- the LOC139523472 gene encoding uncharacterized protein: MMQTVLALFLVVACVHAVSWPQGKYTLVKPNSGCPPGWAEGWRHQDNEDSDNKNALSSGHHFSGSFDRNTRTNYCSKIKEEKVTDWTTWKIVQWPKGTYCILRKGGKCPKGFANGHVHWDDEDSDNENAVGGTLPDGDYGRNTLIKYCCRTDGSSNTPIELPTSKPFYLVRKSSACQRVKGMNVRGEYIKTDDEDKDNKNSWSGNYPSIATERNIIVYYCYYS; the protein is encoded by the exons ATGATGCAGACTGTCTTGGCATTGTTCCTCGTGGTTGCTTGTGTTCATGCAG TATCGTGGCCACAGGGGAAATATACTTTAGTAAAGCCTAACTCAGGCTGTCCACCCGGATGGGCCGAAGGATGGCGACATCAGGACAACGAAGATAGCGATAACAAAAACGCATTGTCCAGTGGTCACCATTTTTCTG GAAGTTTTGATAGGAACACAAGAACAAATTACTGTTCAAAGATTAAAGAGGAGAAGGTTACAGATTGGACCACATGGAAAATAGTGCAATGGCCAAAAGGAACTTATTGCATCTTAAGGAAGGGAGGAAAGTGTCCCAAAG gATTTGCAAACGGACATGTTCATTGGGATGACGAAGATTCTGATAATGAAAATGCTGTTGGTGGAACTTTGCCTGATGGAGATTATGGCAGAAATACATTGATAAAATACTGTTGCAG aaCTGATGGATCATCTAATACTCCAATAGAACTTCCCACATCTAAGCCATTCTATCTTGTGAGAAAATCAAGTGCTTGTCAGAGAGTGAAAGGAATGAATGTCCGCGGTGAATATATAAAGACTGATGACGAAGATAAAGATAACAAAAACAGCTGGTCTGGAAACTATCCATCTATAGCGACTGAAAGGAATATAATTGTGTATTACTGCTATTATTCATAA